From a single Triplophysa rosa linkage group LG17, Trosa_1v2, whole genome shotgun sequence genomic region:
- the LOC130568040 gene encoding tumor necrosis factor receptor superfamily member 14-like: MCYFGMACEATEAPLVLIQQIILLKKKFGRTFNQGILSFYQARADNQKDTRFTNLIATVSGEECKGNRVYWHCTQDTSTTCVPCLESTYTDHPNGLIQCLSCSVCDAGKGLRARKSCTHTADVLCEPQEGFYCIDKNKYSCTLAVKHSECRPGQYIKQADVTLRGL; the protein is encoded by the exons AATCCAGCAGATTATCTTACTCAAGAAGAAGTTTGGAAGGACGTTTAACCAAGGCATCTTAAGTTTTTATCAAGCAAGAGCTGATAATCAAAAGGATACCAGATTCACAAACTTAATAGCAACAGTCAGTGGAGAAGAATGCAAAG GAAACCGTGTTTATTGGCATTGCACACAAGATACCAGTACAACTTGTGTTCCATGCCTTGAATCAACTTACACTGATCACCCCAATGGCCTTATTCAATGTCTTTCCTGCTCTGTGTGTGATGCAG GTAAAGGTTTAAGAGCACGGAAGTCCTGCACACACACTGCTGATGTACTTTGTGAACCACAGGAAGGATTTTACTGcattgacaaaaataaatacagctgTACATTAGCAGTGAAACATTCAGAATGTCGTCCTGGACAATATATTAAACAAGCCG ATGTAACATTAAGGGGCTTATAG